One Ochotona princeps isolate mOchPri1 chromosome 7, mOchPri1.hap1, whole genome shotgun sequence genomic window carries:
- the LOC118759004 gene encoding UDP-glucuronosyltransferase 2B16-like, with the protein MTRMCVKRVSVWLLLLQLSSCFSSGSCGKVLVWPMEFSHWLNLKIILGELVQRGHEVTVLRSSASVSIDPKNESGIKFETFPTSSTKEEMGTFFMYWINTMINDVRRDNYLEYFPLWNKFFLEYSDIYESLCKEVVFNKKLMAKLQASKFDIVVSDPFAPCGELLAELLEIPLVYSLRFTPGYTHEKYSGGLLCPPSYVPVIMSVLSGKMTFMERVKNMLFMLYFDFWFQTFNEKRWDQLCSEALGRPVSFSELMGKADMWLIRSYWDLEFPRPLLPNVEFVGGLHCKPAKPLPKDMEDFVQSSGEEGVVVFSLGSMVSNMSEERANVIASALAQLPQKVLWRFDGKKPNTLGSNTQIFKWIPQNDLLGHPKTKAFVTHGGANGIYEAIYHGIPMVGLPLFGEQPDNVAHITAKGAALTLNWRTMSSTELANALKTVINDPSYKENVMKLSRIHHDQPMKPLDRAVFWIEYVMRHKGAKHLRVAAHDLTWYQYYSLDVIGFLLACVTIIIYLVIKLCLFAYQKFVNTGKKTKRD; encoded by the exons ATGACCAGGATGTGTGTGAAGCGTGTGTCCGtttggctgctgctgctacaaCTGAGTTCTTGCTTTAGTTCTGGGAGCTGTGGAAAGGTGCTGGTCTGGCCCATGGAGTTCAGTCACTGGCTCAATTTAAAGATAATCCTGGGTGAACTTGTGCAGCGAGGACATGAAGTAACTGTGCTGAGGTCTTCAGCTTCTGTTTCAATTGATCCCAAGAATGAATCTGGAATTAAATTTGAAACTTTTCCTACATCCTCTACTAAAGAAGAAATGGGAACATTTTTCATGTATTGGATCAACACAATGATAAATGATGTGCGAAGAGATAACTATTTGGAATATTTTCCCTTATGGAATAAATTCTTCTTAGAATATTCTGATATTTATGAAAGTCTTTGCAAAGAAGTGGTTTTCAACAAGAAACTCATGGCAAAGCTTCAAGCTTCAAAGTTTGATATTGTTGTTTCAGATCCTTTTGCTCCCTGTGGGGAGCTGCTGGCTGAGCTCCTGGAAATCCCCCTCGTGTACAGTCTGCGCTTCACTCCTGGCTACACGCATGAGAAGTACAGTGGAGGACTTTTATGTCCTCCATCTTATGTGCCTGTTATTATGTCAGTTTTAAGTGGCAAAATGACATTTATGGAGAGGGTGAAAAATATGCTGTTCATGCtttattttgacttttggttCCAGACATTTAATGAGAAGAGGTGGGACCAGCTTTGCAGTGAAGCTCtag GAAGACCTGTCAGCTTCTCTGAGCTGATGGGTAAAGCTGACATGTGGCTCATTCGCAGCTACTGGGATTTGGAGTTTCCCCGCCCACTCTTACCAAATGTTGAATTTGTTGGAGGGCTCCACTGTAAACCTGCCAAACCCCTGCCTAAG GACATGGAAGACTTTGTGCAGAGCTCTGGGGAAGAGGGAGTTGTGGTGttttccctgggctcaatggtcagtAACATGTCAGAAGAGAGGGCCAATGTGATTGCATCAGCCCTTGCCCAGCTTCCACAAAAG GTTCTGTGGAGATTTGATGGCAAGAAGCCAAATACCTTAGGATCCAACACTCAAATCTTCAAGTGGATCCCCCAGAATGACCTTCTTG GTCATCCAAAAACCAAAGCTTTTGTCACTCATGGTGGAGCCAATGGCATCTATGAAGCAATCTACCATGGCATCCCTATGGTGGGCCTTCCTTTGTTTGGGGAGCAACCTGATAATGTTGCCCACATAACGGCCAAGGGAGCAGCTCTCACCCTGAACTGGAGGACAATGTCAAGTACAGAATTGGCCAATGCCTTGAAGACAGTCATTAACGACCCTTC CTATAAGGAGAATGTCATGAAATTGTCAAGAATTCACCACGATCAGCCCATGAAGCCCCTGGACCGAGCTGTCTTCTGGATCGAGTATGTTATGCGCCACAAAGGAGCCAAACACCTTCGCGTTGCAGCCCATGACCTCACCTGGTACCAGTACTACTCTCTGGATGTGATTGGATTCCTGTTGGCTTGTGTGACAATCATTATTTATCTTGTCATAAAATTGTGCTTGTTTGCTTATCAAAAGTTTGTAAATACAGgaaagaagacaaagagagattaa